The following is a genomic window from Streptomyces chrestomyceticus JCM 4735.
GGTGATCTACGAGAAGTCGCACTCGCTGGTGAAGTGCGAGTACGTGTGGAAGCGCACGGACGAGTGGATCAACTTCCCGTGGAGCGTCGAGCCGCCGGTGGTGCGGCGCGAGGGGCAGGTTCTCGACGCCTGAGGGCGGCGGTTCGGGAGCGGAAGCGGGAGAAGAGCGGAGTCCGGCCGGTGGCCGGGCGGGGAAGCGCATCGGGTGGTGACGGCCCGGTGCGCTTCTTGTTGTTCGAGGGGGGCGGGGCACCCACGTCGTTCGGGGCGCGCCTTCCGGTGTGTTTCCGGCGTGCCGGCCGGGTTTAGAGCGCGGGCTGTGAATTCGGGCCAATCCCGTTCCGGGTGTTCCACCGTTGGCTACCTCCGAGTAGAAACCGGCGGAGACAGCAGACCGGAAGCCGGGGAGGCCCAAGGGTGCGTGGGAGAGCGGGGCGGCTGACGGCCGTCGCAGCGGCGTTGGCGGTGGGGTTCGGCGGAGCGGGCGGAGTCGCGGGGGTGGGCGCCGGTACGGCGGTGGCCGCCCCGGCCGGTCCCGCGGCGGCCAAGCCGCTGCCGCCCGAGCTGGAGAAGATCCGGGCGGCCGAGGCCGTCAAGCTGTACGGGGACGCCGCCGAGCGGCCGGCCGCGCAGCGGAAGTCGTCCCTGATCTCGCTGGGGGACAGTGAGATATCGGGCGAGGGGGTGGGGACGTACGAGCAGGGGACGAACGGGCCGGACAACTGGTGTCACCGTTCGCCGGACGCGGCCATCCACCGGACCGGGATAGCGGCGGACGTGACGTACAACGTCGCCTGCTCCGGTGCGTACACCGGGAACATCGAGATCGGCGGAACGAAGCAGTACGCCGACGAGCTGGTGCAGAGCGACAGCCTGGCGATCAAGGCCAGGAACACCCGGCTGAAGATGGTGCTGCTGGTCGCCGGGGCCAACGACGACCTCCAGTTCGGGCCGGTGATGACGGACTGCGTCACCCGCTGGTTCACCTTGCAGGGGCCGTGCGAGCCCAAGTACCAGCCCGGGTGGCAGGGGCGGGTCGACGCGCTGGTGCCCAAGGTCGAGAAGAGCGTGCGCGACCTGCGGACCGTGATGCGCGACGCGGGGTACGCGGACGGCGACTACAAGCTGGTCGTGATGGGCTACCCGAGCCCCATCGGCCCGGACGTCGAGGACAACCCGAACTTCCCGGGCAAACTGCCGGGCGGCTGCACGGGCTACACCTCCGACTCGGCGTGGGGCCGCGACGCGGCCGTACCCGTCTTCGAGAAGGGCATGCGGAAGGTCGCGGCGGACACCGGCGCCACCTACCTGGACAACTCGCGGCTCTTCCACGGGCACGAGGTCTGCATGGAGGACACCTGGGCCCGCGGCCTGTACGTGGACCTGGCCAACCCCTTCCCGCCCAACGCCAACTCCGTACGGCAGTCCTTCCACCCGAACGCGCGCGGCCACGCCGCCTTCGCCTCCTGCCTCACCCAGTTGTACGCGTCGGACCGGCGCGAGGCGTCCTGCGCCGACCCCGCGAGCACCGGGCAGCCGCGGCTGTACCCGCTGGCCTGGGACGACGTGTACAAGCCGCTGAAGAACGCCGGCACCGGCAGTTGTGTGGACGCCAAGGGCGCGAGCAGCGCTAACGGTACGGCGGTCGTGGGCTGGGACTGCAACGGCCAGCGGAACCAGGACTGGTGGCAGGACGCGGAGCGCCGCTCGGTGCACGTGGGACTGACGCAGGACCGGTGCCTGGACGTGCCGGGCGCCAAGTACGAGGCCGGGGCCGGCCTGGTGCTGTGGAACTGCTCGGGCGCGGCCAACCAGCAGTTCACCAAGGACGCCGCGAGCGGCTCGGTCCGGCCGGCGGCCGCGCCGGGGCTGTGCCTGACGCTGGGCTCGGCGAAGGACGCGGTACGGCTGCAGAAGTGCGACGGGTCGGCGGCGCAGCGGTTCGTGTGACCCCGTGACCCGCTGATACGCGGAAGGCCCCGCTCCGGCTGGAGCGGGGCCTTCCGAGCGGGGCCTTCCGTACGGGACGCCGGTGAACGGCTACAGCGTGCCGAGCTTGACCAGGGCCAGCAGCGCGACCAACTGGATCGCGGAGGCGCCCAGCGCCTTGGGCCACGGCAGGTCGTGCGACTTGCTCACCATCGAGGTGAAGAGCGCGCCCGCGGCCAGCCAGGTGGCCCAGCCCACGACCTGCACCAGGGTGCTGTCGCCGCCCAGGAACATCGCGAAGAGCAGCCGCGGCGCGTCCGTGATCGACATGATCAGCATGGACAGGCCGACGGTCGGCTGCCAGGCACCGTCGCCGCCGAGCTGACGGGCGAGGGTGTGGGTGACCGCGCCGAGGATCAGACCGCCGATGACGAACATCACGGCGGTGATCAGCACCCACGGGATGCTGTTGGAGAGCGTGGCGTTCAGCACGTCCCCGCGGGCCTTGTCGAAGCCGAAGACCGCGAGCAGGCCGTAGACGAAGGTGACGATCAGGGCCGGGCCCCACACCGGGTGGTCGCGCATCTGCCAGAACGTCGGGTTCGGGCGGGTGACCAGGCCCGTCAGCAGTTGCTTCCAGGGCAGGCGGGGGCCGGCCGGCGGGGCCGAGGTCTGGCCCGCGCGGTAGGTGCCGCCGTCGGCGTACCCGTCGTCGCCGTACGGGCCGCCGGGACCGGAGCCGCCCGGGCCGCCGTGGCCGCCGGGTGCGTACCCGCCGTTGTCGTACCCGCCGTTCGACGGTCCGCCGGGCGGGCCGTAGGCGTCCGGGGCCTCGCCGACGCTGAACTGCTGGGTGTGGCCCGGGCTGTTGTCGTTGGCGTACGGGGCGTAGGACTGCTGCTGCGGCTGGTAGCCGCCGTCGCCGAAGTACTCGGGCTCGCCGTGCCGGTCACCGCCGTGCGCCCCTGCGGGATGCGGTCCGCCGTACGGCTGCGGGGGCTGCGGCGGCCGGTGCGGTTGCTGCTGCCACTGCCCGTGCGGAGACGGGGGCTGCTGCCCGTACGGCTGTCCCTGCTGCCCGTACGGCACTTGCTGCCCCTGCTGCTGCCCCTGTTGCGCGGAGCGGGCGTCCCGTCCGCGACCCATCCTGAATCCAGCCACGCGTCGAACGTACCTGTTCTCGGAGGCCGCGTGGCCGGGCCCAGGCGCCCGGGGCGGCTTTGCTGCCGACCTGTGACATCCCCTAGGGGAGCGGGGGCGGGTCCCCGAGGGATACGGGTGGGGTGGGGGAGGCGGAGGGGTGCCAGGGAGGTCAGGGAGGCTGCCGGTACGCAGGTCATGGCCCCGATGGGCGGCCCCGAGGACGGCCTGGAGGACAGCCCGGCAGTCGTCTCGGCGCCCGCCCCGGCGACCGGCCCGCGACGACTGCTCCACCGGCCCATGAGGCGCCGGACCGTCGTGGTCGGACGCCTCATGGGTGGGGGTCCGGCTGCGGTTACGGGGGGATACCGGCCGGTACCCAGGGGTCGGCCACCGGTGGATGTCGCGTCGGCATGCGCTGACGGACGTACGCACCGGCGTCGCCGACTCGGCCCTGGCACCCCAGACCGTAGCGGTACGGAGGCACGGGCATGATCCATTCTGCGCAGCCGGTATCCGGATCACGCTGCGTGTTCGCGGCAGGGGCGCGCCTCGGCCGTACCCGGTCGCACCCGTTCGCACCCGATAGGGCCGGGCCGCCTTTTGACGTGCACGATCGTGCTGGGCCGCCCTGGGTGCGCCGCCCGCTCACGGCGCGTGCAGCGTCTGTGAGGGCGACTCCCCGAACCGCTCCCGGTAACTGCGCGCGAACCGCCCGAGATGCACGAACCCCCACCGGTACGCCACCTCGCCCACACTCACCTCCCCCGGCCCCGCCCGCCGCAGCTCGTCCCGTACGCGGCTCAGCCGTACGTCCCGCAGATAGGCCATCGGCGACATGCCGACGTGCCGGCGGAACCCCTCCTGGAGCCACCGCACGCTGACCCGCGCGACGGCGGCCAGCTCGGTGGTGTCGAAGGGGTGCTCGGGCCGCCCCTGGATGGCGTCCACCGCGCGCTTCACGGGCGCCGGGCGGTAGGACGGCGCCGCCGGGGCCGACGGCTGGACCAGCTCCTCGCGGTACGGGTGGTCGGCGGCCAGCAACAGCCCGCTCAGCAGGGCTTCTTGCAGCGGCGCCGCGACCAGCGGCTGGTGCATCAGCTCGCCCGCGTCCTGAATGTCCCGTACGGCGGTACGGACCAGCCGTGCCCAGCCGCGCCCCGGGCCTCTGGACACGTCGAGGACGGGGGCGAAGCGCAGCGGGGTACGGACGGGCCGGCCCAGCAGGTGCTCCAGATGCTGTTCGAGGTCCGCCGTACGGATCTTCACCGCCAGCAGCCGGCAGCCGCCGCTCCACCGGTCGATGGTGGTGACGCCGTCCGGCCGGAACACGCCGGCCCGGTCCGGTGTGGTGGTCTGCGGCTCCCGCGTCCCCTGCCGCCACTGGATGGAACCGCTCAGCGGTACGTCCACGTGGTACGCGCCCAACTCCCCGAACCGCAGGCGCAGCTCGGCGGCGAACCCCACCTCGCCGACGGTGACCGCCCCGAGCCGCACGACGTCGAAGCGCGCGCCCAGGTCGACGTCCCGGGACAACTGGTCGATGCGGCTGGCGTAGAAGGTCTCGCCGATCGCCCACCGCGCCTCGTCCAGGTCCGCCGTCCGCAGGGACAGCACCGAAGGCACCGGCGGGGCGGCGGCCCCCGGCTCCGCAGACATGTTCAGTACGACCCTTCCCCCGGGCAGACAGAACCGTCCGTCCGGCTCCGGCTGCCTCACCTGCGCACGGGGGAAAGGATAGGTGCACCTTCAGGTACCGGGGCGGAATATCCGTATACGGGGTCCTCCGGGGAGCGGCGGGTCAGTCGTCGGTGAAGAAGACGGCGAAGGCGGTGGTGGAGAAGGTGACTTGGGGCGTGGCGCTGGGGCCGGTGGGAGTGCCGGGGTGGATGGTGACGCGGTCCTGGGCGGGGGCGTTCTGGGCCGGGGTGCGGCGGGTGAGGAGGACGAGGTCGGCGTGGCCGTCACCGTCGTAGTCGGTGAGGGCCAGGACGGTGGTGCGCGGGGGGCCGGTACCCGGAAGCGCCGGCGGGCGGAGCGGGCGGGCCTCCCGGCCCGACAGGCCGGAGGCGGAGCCCGGCAGGAAGGTCGGCGCGGACGGTGCGGTCTCGGTGGAAGCGGCGTCCCCCGACGCCGGGTCCGTGCCGCTGGCCATCCCGTCCGTGCCGCTGACGACCAGATCGGTGTAACCGTCCGCCGTGACGTCGGCGGCGTGCAGGGCCCGGCCGCGTACCGGAAGGGGTGGTGCGTCGCCGGTCAGGCCGTAACGGGGGAGCAGTCGGGAACCGGTGGCGACCACCGCGTCCGTGCCGGTGCCGCGCCGGAAGCGGCCGAAGGCGAGTGCGTGGCCGGAGGGGAAGGCGGCGCCCGCGCGGGCCGGGCCCCGGGGGCCGCCGAGGGCCAGCCGGCTGGTGGCGGCGCTGCCCGGGTCGGCGGCCCGGACGAGGAGATCGTCGGCGCCGTCGCGGTCGGCGTCGAGCGGTCCGGGGAGAGCCGCGAGCGCCGTACCGGGTACGTCGAGGGGAGCGGCGGCTCGCGGAGCGCCCCGGCGGGTGAACGGTCCCCGCAGGTAACTGATCCTCGCCCCGGAGGCGGTCACCGCGAGGTCCGTCGCGCCGTCGCCGTCGAAGTCGCCGCACACCGGCTGGTCGGGCCACTCGTTGCCGTCCCGCGCCCGCTCGGGGATGCGCAGCGGTACGGCGCGGCCGGCTGCCGGCCCTCGGGGCGAGCCGAACAGGATCTGGACGGGCACGGGCGGCCGGCCGACACCGTCGTACGGCGGGTCGGTGGTGACGACGAGGTCCGTGAAGCCGTCCCGGTCGAGGTCGCACGCGGCACTCGCCTCGAAGGCGGCGGGGACGACGCCCTTGGTGGGGGCGGCGTTACGGGACGCTGTGAGCAGTTGCCGGGTGCCGGGCACCAGGCCGCGAGCCGACCCGTAGACGATGCCGATACCGGGGTCGTCGTCGTGCGCGGCCCGGCCGCCGCGGTGGAGCAGGTCGTTCACGACCAGGTCGGGGTGGCCGTCCCCGTTGAAGTCGTACGGGACCTTGCTGCCGGTGCCGTGGGGGACGGGGCGCTGGGCGGGGCCGACGGGGTGTTCGGCGTGGGCCGCGGGGCGGTCGGGGCCGTCGGGCGAGGCGGGCCCGAGGGGCCGCAGCCGGTGAGCAGGGCCGCGGTGAGGACGAGGGCGCTCCGCACCTGTCTTCGGCCGCTCACGGGCGTGCGTCGCCCCCGTCTTCGTCCCCGGCCCCGTTTTCGTCCGCGCCCGCGTCCTCGCTCTCGTCCGGACATGCGTCCACCGTGTCCCGTCCAGCCTCAAGGGGCCCAGTAGAACCGTCTGGCACCGTCGGTCGCTGGTGATGGTGCAGGGCCGCCTCCGGCGGCGCAATGGCGGGGACGGAATGCGACAGTACGAATCAGGCCGACTTCGCCGTGCCCCGCGCCACCCGTTCGTACAGCTCCCGCGCCCCCTTGTCGAAGAGCACGGCCGTCGACTCGGCGTCGGTGTCGCCGCCGCTCAGTACGCCGATCAGGTGTCCGGGGCGGCGGGCGTCGTGGTGGTCGGCCAGCCAGGGGCCGCCGCTGGTGCCGTCGTAGAAGCCGCCGCACCGCATCTGGAGCATGTACGGTTCGTCGTCGTCGCGCCGGGTGTCCGTGGTGCAGGTGATCGGGCGGTTGCCCGGGTTGTAGGACTCGTTGGGGTAGCCGACGACGGTGACGTGGCGGCGGGGGCCCGAGGACCAGTCGGGGGTCGCGGCGCCGACGACCTCCTGCACGGAGCGGCCCTGGGCGTCCGGCTCGACGGTCAGGAAGGCGTAGTCGCCGCGATCGTCGTCCTCCTCGGTCCACGCCTTGGGCACGTGCACACCGCTGACCTTCCACTTGCCGTACGGGAACGTGCCCTCGCCGGCCCCGGAGAAGCGTGGCGCGAACTCTATGTCGCCGGTGATCGGGCCGGGCTCATACCCCTCGGAGGCGTCCTCGCCCTGGAAGTGCACGCAGTGCGCCGCGGTGGCGAGCATGTTGCCCTTCGGGCTGTCGATGACGCTCGCCGTGCAGTAGTGCTCGCCGTCCGCGATCAGGACCCCGGTGAAGGGCAGTCCCTCGAAAGGCCGCGCGGACGGCTGCGAGGGATCCGCCGCCTGCGACGCGCCGCCGCACCCGGTCAGCGTGACGAGTGCGGTGAGCGCGGCGGCTGTGACCAGAGCGGCGGAAGCGGGTCTCATGTACGGGACGGTACGTCGTGATGGGGGTGCGCGTCGTGCGCGATGGGTTCGGTGGTCGGGGCTCGGGGTCCCTCCGGGGTCACTCTCCCCCAGCCTTCGGCCGGGGGTGCCCCCACGGCACCGTGGACCGCAACGTACCTTCATTCGGCGACGCAGAGGCCCGGCTGCCTGCGGGGAGACCCCTGCGGGGAGACCCCTGCGGGGGACCCCGAGCCCTGGCCGTCGGGCGGCTTTCGGTGCGATCGGGCTGGGGCTTTCACAAGCCCAAGCGGAAGCCGGCCTGGTGGGGGGTGCGCGTTGTGCGCGATGGGTTCGGTGGGTGGGGGGCTCGGGGTCCCTCCGGGGTCACTCCTCGGCACCGTGGACCGCAACGTGCCTTGATTCGGTGACGCAGAGGCCCGGCTGCCTGCGGGGAGACCCCTGCGGGACCCCGAGCCCTGGCCGTCTGGCGGCTTTCGGTGCGATCGGGCTGGGGCTTTCACAAGCCGAAATGCCCTGGCGCGCAGCGCCCCGGTGGCGCGGCGGAGCCGCGTCGGCGTCGGCCGGCCCGACGCGCGCGTTCCATCGCCAGGGAGTGGCCTGCCGTGCCGCCCCCACCCGGTGAGCCTCACCCTCAGGGAAGGCGCCCCCCTGCGTCATCGTTCCTTTCTCTCCCCCACCGACCTCGGCTCGCCGAACCGGCCCGAGGGGGCGTGTAGGGGGCCATCCCCGCAGGCAGCCGGGTGTCTGCGTCACCGAAGAAAAGTCACGTTGAGGTGCACGGTGCCGAGGAGTTGGCCCCCTGCGCGCCCCCGCCCCCACAACGCAAGCAATGCGAACCGTGCGTCAGCACACCCCTCGCGCGAAGCGCGAAACCACCACGGCCGGCCCCGCCGAAGCAGAACCGGCCGCAGGCCGAGCGAAAAACCGGTCGCTACTTCACCGGCTCCGGCTCAGGCTCAGACGCAGCCGACGCCTCGCCCGCCGGATCGACCGGAGTCTTGACGGAGTCCAGCAGCAACTGGGCCACGTCGACGACCTGCACGGACTCCTTCGCCTTGCCGTCGTTCTTCTTGCCGTTGACGGAGTCGGTCAGCATGACCAGGCAGAACGGGCAGGCGGTGGAGACGATGTCCGGGTTGAGGGACAGCGCCTCGTCGACGCGCTCGTTGTTGATGCGCTTGCCGATCCGCTCCTCCATCCACATGCGCGCGCCACCCGCGCCACAGCAGAAGCCGCGCTCCTTGTGGCGGTGCATCTCCTCGTTCCGCAGGCCCGGCACCTTGGCGATGATCTCGCGCGGCGGTGTGTAGACCTTGTTGTGGCGGCCCAGGTAGCAGGGGTCGTGGTACGTGATCAGGCCCTCGACCGGGGTGACGGGGACCAGCTTGCCCTCGTCGATCAGGTGCTGGAGAAGCTGGGTGTGGTGGATGACCTCGTACTCGCCGCCCAACTGGGGGTACTCGTTCGCGATCGTGTTGAAGCAGTGCGGGCAGGTCGCGACGATCTTCTTCGCGGCCTTCGGCTTCTTCGTCGCCGGGTCCTCGTCGTCCTCGCCGAAGGCCGCGTTGAGCGAGGCGACGTTCTCCGCGCCCAACTGCTGGAACAGGAACTCGTTGCCCAGACGGCGCGGCGAGTCACCGGTGCACTTCTCGTCGCCGCCCATGATCGCGAACTTCACGCCCGCGATGTGCAGCAGCTCGGCGAACGCCTTGGTGGTCTTCTTGGCGCGGTCCTCCAGGGCGCCCGCACAGCCGACCCAGTACAGGTACTCGACCTCGGTGAGGTCCTCGACGTCCTTGCCGACGACCGGGACCTCGAAGTCGACCTCCTTGGTCCAGGCCAGGCGCTGCTTCTTGGCCAGGCCCCAGGGGTTGCCCTTCTTCTCCAGGTTCTTCAGCATCGTGCCGGCCTCGCTGGGGAAGCTCGACTCGATCATGACCTGGTAGCGGCGCATGTCGACGATGTGGTCGATGTGCTCGATGTCGACCGGGCACTGCTCGACGCAGGCGCCGCAGGTGGTGCAGGACCACAGGACGTCGGGGTCGATGACGCCGTTCTCTTCGAGGGTGCCGATCAGCGGGCGCTCGGCCTCGGCGAGCGCCGCCGCCGGGACGTCCTTGAGCTGGGCGGCGGTCGCCTTCTCGGCGCCCTCCTCGTCCTTGCCGCCACCGGCGAGCAGGTACGGAGCCTTGGCGTGCGCATGATCCCGCAGCGCCATGATCAGCAGCTTCGGCGACAGCGGCTTGCCGGTGTTCCAGGCGGGGCACTGCGACTGGCAGCGGCCGCACTCGGTGCAGGTGGAGAAGTCGAGCAGGCCCTTCCAGGAGAAGTGCTCGACCTGGGAGACGCCGAACTGGTCGTCCTCGCCCGGGTCCTCGAAGTCGATCGGCTTGCCCGCGCTGGTCATGGGCTGGAGCGCGCCGAGCGCGACGTCGCCGTCGGCCTCGCGCTTGAACCAGATGTTCGGGAAGGCGAGGAAGCGGTGCCAGGCCACACCCATGTCGGTCTTCAGCGCGACCGTGATCATCCAGATGAAGGACGTCGCGATCTTCAGGCCGGCGAAGAAGTAGGTGAGGTTCTGGAGCGTCGCGACGTCCATGCCCTCCAGCCAGGAGACCACGGGGTACGAGATGAAGAACGACGCCTCGTAGCCGTCCACGTGGTGCTGGGCGCCCTCCAGCGCGTGCAGCATGAAGATGCAGACGCCGACGATGAGGATGACGGCCTCGACGAAGTACGCCTGACCGAAATTGGACCCCGCGAAGCGGGACTTGCGGCCCGGCTTGCCCGGCTTGCTCAGTTGCCGGATGACGATCAGGGCCAGGATGCCGAGCACCGTCATGGTGCCGATGAACTCGACGAAGACGTTGTACGGCGCCCACTCGCCGACGACGGGCAGCAGCCAGTCGGCCTTGAAGAGCTGGCCGATCGCGTTGACGATCGTCAGCAGCAGCGAGAAGAAGCCCACCGCCACGAACCAGTGCGCCGCGCCCACGACGCCCCAGCGGTTCATCCGGGTGTGGCCGAGGAACTCCTTGACCACCGTGACCGTGCGTTGCGTCGGGGCATCGGTCCGGGTGCCTGCGGGTACGGGCTGGCCGAGCCGCATCTGGCGGACGATCTGCAGGATGGCACGGCCGAACAGTGCGACGCCGACCGCGATTAGGACCAGCGACACGATGATCGCGGCGAGTTGCATGGGTGGCTCCTCGGGCCTGCGAGTGCGGGGGTTACGGGGAATACTTGAAGGGCTGCGCGTACGTACGAGGGGTACGCGGAGTCCGCAGTACAAGGACTACAGCGATTACTAAGCAGTAACTTTTCGGGTCTGCGCTGAGGTTACCCAGTATCCCGAGCGCCATGAAGCCGCCCGGCCGGTGATCTGTGTCGCGCAGGCAACCCTTCCTGACCCGGCCGGCGTCCCCTGAAGAGGGAGTGACGATAAGCCCGACATAAAAGTTGAGCGGGCCCGGCTCAGGTCAATTGACAGGCTGGCGATGGTGCTGCACGCTTGAGTCTGTTCCACTCAAGTCACTGGAGGAATCGAAATGGCACGTGCGGTCGGCATCGACCTGGGCACGACGAACTCCGTCGTCAGTGTTCTCGAAGGCGGTGAGCCCACCGTCATCACCAACGCCGAGGGCGCCAGGACCACGCCGTCCGTCGTCGCCTTCGCCAAGAACGGCGAGGTGCTGGTCGGCGAGGTCGCGAAGCGCCAGGCGGTCACCAACGTCGACAGGACGATCCGTTCGGTCAAGCGCCACATGGGCACTGACTGGAAGGTCAACCTGGACGGCAAGGACTTCAACCCGCAGCAGATGAGCGCCTTCATCCTGCAGAAGCTCAAGCGGGACGCGGAGGCCTACCTCGGCGAGAAGGTCGCGGACGCGGTCATCACCGTTCCGGCCTACTTCAACGACTCCGAGCGCCAGGCCACCAAGGAGGCCGGCGAGATCGCGGGCCTGAACGTCCTGCGCATCGTCAACGAGCCCACCGCCGCGGCCCTGGCCTACGGCCTGGAGAAGGACGACCAGACCATCCTGGTCTTCGACCTCGGTGGCGGTACCTTCGACGTCTCGCTGCTGGAGATCGGCGACGGTGTCGTCGAGGTCAAGGCGACCAACGGCGACAACCACCTCGGTGGTGACGACTGGGACCAGCGCGTCGTCGACTACCTGGTCAAGCAGTTCCAGAACGGCCACGGCGTCGACCTGTCCAAGGACAAGATGGCGCTCCAGCGTCTGCGCGAGGCCGCGGAGAAGGCGAAGATCGAGCTGTCCTCGTCCACCGAGACGACGATCAACCTGCCCTACATCACCGCCTCCGCCGAGGGCCCGCTGCACCTGGACGAGAAGCTCACCCGGGCGCAGTTCCAGCAGCTCACCCAGGACCTCCTGGAGCGCTGCAAGACCCCGTTCCACAACGTCATCAAGGACGCCGGCATCGAGCTGTCCGAGATCGACCACGTGGTCCTGGTCGGCGGTTCGACCCGGATGCCCGCCGTCGCCGAGCTCGTCAAGGAGCTGACCGGCGGCAAGGACGCCAACAAGGGCGTCAACCCGGACGAGGTCGTCGCCATCGGCGCGTCGCTGCAGGCCGGTGTCCTCAAGGGTGAGGTCAAGGACGTCCTCCTGCTGGACGTCACCCCGCTGTCCCTCGGTATCGAGACCAAGGGCGGCATCATGACCAAGCTCATCGAGCGGAACACGACGATCCCGACCAAGCGCTCGGAGATCTTCACCACCGCCGAGGACAACCAGCCCTCCGTGCAGATCCAGGTCTACCAGGGCGAGCGCGAGATCGCGGCGTACAACAAGAAGCTCGGCATGTTCGAGCTGACCGGTCTGCCCCCGGCCCCGCGCGGCGTGCCGCAGATCGAGGTCGCCTTCGACATCGACGCGAACGGCATCATGCACGTCGCGGCGAAGGACCTCGGCACCGGCAAGGAGCAGAAGATGACCGTCACCGGCGGCTCCTCGCTGCCGAAGGACGAGGTCGACCGGATGCGCCAGGAGGCCGAGCAGTACGCCGACGAGGACCACCGCCGCCGCGAGGCCGCGGAGTCCCGTAACCAGGGCGAGCAGCTCGTCTACCAGACGGAGAAGTTCCTCAAGGACAACGAGGAGAAGGTCCCCGCCGAGGTGAAGACCGAGGTCGAGACCGCCGTCGCCGAGCTGAAGGAGAAGCTCAAGGGCGAGGACACGGCCGAGATCCGCACCGCGACCGAGAAGGTCGCCGCGGTCAGCCAGAAGCTGGGCCAGGCCATGTACGCCGACGCGCAGGCCGCGGGTGGTGCCGAGGGCGCCGCCGGTGCCGCGGGTGCCGCGGGCGGTCAGCAGGCCAAGGCCGAGGACGACGTGGTCGACGCCGAGATCGTCGACGACGAGAAGCCCAAGAAGGACGGTGCCGCGTGACGGAGGAGACTCCGGGCTTCGAGGACAAGAAGCCCGACGTCCCCGCCGATGCCGCACAGACCCCTGATGACGCGGCGCAGGCCGAGTCCGCCGACACGGCGGGCTCGGCCCCGGCCGGGGAGACGAACCAGGACGTAGCCGTCACGGCGCAGCTGGACCAGGTGCGTACCGCGCTCAACGAGCGCACCGCGGACCTCCAGCGGCTCCAGGCGGAGTACCAGAACTACCGCCGCCGGGTGGAGCGGGACCGGGTGTCGGTGAAGGAGATCGCCGCGGCGAACCTCCTCACCGAGCTGCTGCCGGTGCTCGACGACATCGGGCGGGCCCGGGAGCACGGCGAGCTGGTCGGCGGCTTCAAGTCGGTGGCCGAGTCGCTGGAGACCGTGGTCGCGAAGCTGGGCCTCCAGCAGTTCGGCAAGGAGGGCGAGCCCTTCGACCCGACGATCCACGAGGCGCTGATGCACTCGTACGCTCCGGATGTCACGGAGACCACGTGCGTCGCCATCCTCCAGCCGGGGTATCGCATCGGTGAACGAACGATCCGCCCCGCGCGGGTCGCGGTCGCCGAGCCGCAGCCGGGCGCGCAGCCCGGCAAGGCCGCCGGTGAGGAAGACGTGAAGGCTTCG
Proteins encoded in this region:
- a CDS encoding trypsin-like serine peptidase, whose protein sequence is MRPASAALVTAAALTALVTLTGCGGASQAADPSQPSARPFEGLPFTGVLIADGEHYCTASVIDSPKGNMLATAAHCVHFQGEDASEGYEPGPITGDIEFAPRFSGAGEGTFPYGKWKVSGVHVPKAWTEEDDDRGDYAFLTVEPDAQGRSVQEVVGAATPDWSSGPRRHVTVVGYPNESYNPGNRPITCTTDTRRDDDEPYMLQMRCGGFYDGTSGGPWLADHHDARRPGHLIGVLSGGDTDAESTAVLFDKGARELYERVARGTAKSA
- a CDS encoding Yip1 family protein, coding for MGRGRDARSAQQGQQQGQQVPYGQQGQPYGQQPPSPHGQWQQQPHRPPQPPQPYGGPHPAGAHGGDRHGEPEYFGDGGYQPQQQSYAPYANDNSPGHTQQFSVGEAPDAYGPPGGPSNGGYDNGGYAPGGHGGPGGSGPGGPYGDDGYADGGTYRAGQTSAPPAGPRLPWKQLLTGLVTRPNPTFWQMRDHPVWGPALIVTFVYGLLAVFGFDKARGDVLNATLSNSIPWVLITAVMFVIGGLILGAVTHTLARQLGGDGAWQPTVGLSMLIMSITDAPRLLFAMFLGGDSTLVQVVGWATWLAAGALFTSMVSKSHDLPWPKALGASAIQLVALLALVKLGTL
- a CDS encoding AraC family transcriptional regulator, translating into MSAEPGAAAPPVPSVLSLRTADLDEARWAIGETFYASRIDQLSRDVDLGARFDVVRLGAVTVGEVGFAAELRLRFGELGAYHVDVPLSGSIQWRQGTREPQTTTPDRAGVFRPDGVTTIDRWSGGCRLLAVKIRTADLEQHLEHLLGRPVRTPLRFAPVLDVSRGPGRGWARLVRTAVRDIQDAGELMHQPLVAAPLQEALLSGLLLAADHPYREELVQPSAPAAPSYRPAPVKRAVDAIQGRPEHPFDTTELAAVARVSVRWLQEGFRRHVGMSPMAYLRDVRLSRVRDELRRAGPGEVSVGEVAYRWGFVHLGRFARSYRERFGESPSQTLHAP
- a CDS encoding ricin-type beta-trefoil lectin domain protein; this encodes MRGRAGRLTAVAAALAVGFGGAGGVAGVGAGTAVAAPAGPAAAKPLPPELEKIRAAEAVKLYGDAAERPAAQRKSSLISLGDSEISGEGVGTYEQGTNGPDNWCHRSPDAAIHRTGIAADVTYNVACSGAYTGNIEIGGTKQYADELVQSDSLAIKARNTRLKMVLLVAGANDDLQFGPVMTDCVTRWFTLQGPCEPKYQPGWQGRVDALVPKVEKSVRDLRTVMRDAGYADGDYKLVVMGYPSPIGPDVEDNPNFPGKLPGGCTGYTSDSAWGRDAAVPVFEKGMRKVAADTGATYLDNSRLFHGHEVCMEDTWARGLYVDLANPFPPNANSVRQSFHPNARGHAAFASCLTQLYASDRREASCADPASTGQPRLYPLAWDDVYKPLKNAGTGSCVDAKGASSANGTAVVGWDCNGQRNQDWWQDAERRSVHVGLTQDRCLDVPGAKYEAGAGLVLWNCSGAANQQFTKDAASGSVRPAAAPGLCLTLGSAKDAVRLQKCDGSAAQRFV
- a CDS encoding VCBS repeat-containing protein — its product is MNDLLHRGGRAAHDDDPGIGIVYGSARGLVPGTRQLLTASRNAAPTKGVVPAAFEASAACDLDRDGFTDLVVTTDPPYDGVGRPPVPVQILFGSPRGPAAGRAVPLRIPERARDGNEWPDQPVCGDFDGDGATDLAVTASGARISYLRGPFTRRGAPRAAAPLDVPGTALAALPGPLDADRDGADDLLVRAADPGSAATSRLALGGPRGPARAGAAFPSGHALAFGRFRRGTGTDAVVATGSRLLPRYGLTGDAPPLPVRGRALHAADVTADGYTDLVVSGTDGMASGTDPASGDAASTETAPSAPTFLPGSASGLSGREARPLRPPALPGTGPPRTTVLALTDYDGDGHADLVLLTRRTPAQNAPAQDRVTIHPGTPTGPSATPQVTFSTTAFAVFFTDD